A DNA window from Calliphora vicina chromosome 1, idCalVici1.1, whole genome shotgun sequence contains the following coding sequences:
- the LOC135963624 gene encoding uncharacterized protein LOC135963624: MPCTNFHQNFVVPLHINGIIVNCKSKSKNSTLQQDAFSFIQVNKTVIQQGSQNATIGRHKPSVLMIGIDTLSRINFRRNMPQMFKYLVDNKWYELLGYNKVGDNTLPNLMPMLSGYKRDTVYKKCIPQKVGGFDNCNFIWTTFKNNGYHTAYAEDSIVITTFNYKLKGFKKPPTDYYFHPMALAVEKSMKRKTKAGLNYCVGRRQLGEYIYDYGTEFATRYKNQSSFGFFWTNSFSHNSYDVSATMDSTMVKYFKEWEKRGIFENSVVIFFSDHGVRWGPLLKLSQGFLEQRLPMFFLSVPKWFRQQYPELVNNLEINQKRLTNPFDIHMTLQHLLKLGEPTYNVQQAVDCPKCQSIFEEIPENRTCDDANIPETWCTCLPFKAESTKSELVKTVTQMIIQEMNHYYEIKNLTSLCSPLQLKEITNAKVRYPDGLKSSENVTTYAIDFVTDPKTEPKTLFSATVDYDVQNKRIHLNVEDISRQSLYENTAKCTDDKQAKKYCICKNSLKLPQK, translated from the exons ATGCCATGCACTAACTTTCATCAAAACTTTGTGGTTCCATTACATATTAATGGTATTATAGTTAATTGCAAGTCCAAGTCTAAAAATTCCACTTTACAGCAGGATGCATTTTCTTTTATTCAAGTTAATAAGACCGTAATTCAACAGGGATCTCAAAATGCCACAATTGGACGCCATAAACCAAGTGTCTTAATGATTGGAATTGATACATTATCACGGATAAATTTTCGGCGCAATATGCCACAAATGTTTAAGTATCTGGTTGATAATAAATGGTATGAGCTATTGGGCTACAACAAg GTTGGCGATAACACTTTACCCAACTTAATGCCAATGCTATCGGGTTATAAAAGAGATACCGTGTACAAGAAATGTATTCCACAAAAGGTTGGTGGTTTTGATAATTGCAATTTCATATGGACCACATTTAAAAACAATGGTTATCACACTGCTTATGCTGAAGATTCAATTGTCATAACAACATTTAATTATAAACTGAAAGGTTTTAAAAAACCACCAACTGACTATTACTTTCATCCCATGGCATTGGCAGTTGAAAAATCGATGAAGAGAAAAACTAAAGCTGGATTAAACTATTGCGTTGGACGTAGACAATTAGGAGAATATATATATGATTACGGCACAGAATTTGCGACACGCTATAAGAATCAGTCGAGCTTTGGATTTTTTTGGACCAACTCATTTAGCCATAATTCCTATGATGTGTCGGCCACTATGGACAGCACGATGGTCAAGTATTTCAAAGAGTGGGAAAAACGAGGTATATTTGAAAATTCGGTGGTAATCTTTTTTAGCGATCATGGCGTACGATGGGGTCCATTGTTAAAATTATCGCAAGGGTTTTTGGAACAGCGACTACCAATGTTTTTCTTGTCTGTGCCGAAATGGTTCCGCCAACAATATCCAGAATTAGTGAACAATTTAGAAATCAATCAAAAGCGCTTAACAAATCCATTCGACATACATATGACGCTGCAACATCTGCTGAAACTCGGAGAACCCACCTATAATGTACAACAAGCCGTAGATTGTCCAAAGTGCCAAAGTATATTTGAGGAGATACCAGAAAATCGTACTTGTGATGATGCCAACATACCAGAAACATGGTGTACCTGTTTGCCCTTTAAGGCGGAATCAACAAAAAGCGAATTGGTTAAGACGGTTACCCAAATGATTATCCAGGAAATGAATCATTACTATGAAATCAAGAATTTAACATCTTTATGCAGTCCATTACAACTGAAAGAGATAACAAATGCCAAAGTACGCTATCCAGATGGATTGAAATCCTCGGAAAATGTTACCACTTATGCAATTGATTTTGTAACGGATCCCAAAACCGAACCCAAGACACTATTTAGTGCCACCGTTGATTATGATGTGCAAAATAAACGTATTCACTTAAATGTTGAGGACATTAGTAGACAAAGTCTATATGAAAACACGGCCAAATGTACAGATGACAAACAGGCTAAAAAATATTGCATCTGCAAAAACTCTTTAAAATTACcacaaaaataa